Within the Pengzhenrongella sicca genome, the region CGATCGGCCGGGTCGGCCGACGCGGCCAGGTCGCGGATCGCGGTCGTCCGGGTCGACACCGCCGGCGCCGGGGTGCCGTCGAGCGCGGGCACGAGGTCCTGCCGGTGTTCCAGGTGCAGCACGGGGATCCCGGCAGGCGTGGCCTGGCTGCCGGCGGGCGACCCGGCCGTCAGCACCGCCTCGACGCGGTACCGGTCCCGGAACGCGTCGTCGCCCGCGAGCGCCATCGCCACCATCCCGCCCTGGCTGTGCCCGGCGAGCAGCACGCGCTCGCCCCGGCCGACCCCGGCCTGCGCGAGCGCCCGCAGCACGAGCTGCGTGCCGTCGTCGGCCACCCCGGCCATCAGGCGCACGTTCGTGGCCATGTCCATCGGGTTGCTGCCCCACCCGAACGCGCCCGTCTGCATGCCCGGGATCGCGACCACCCAGGTGAGCTGCCCGTCGGCCTGCTCGATCCGCTCGATCCCGACGGTGCCCGCGGTCCCGCCGGCGGCCGGGTACAGGGCGCCGAGGTCGCGGAGCACGTCGGCCGCCGACGTCGGGGCGGGGCGCCCGGAGGCAGCGCCGAGCCGCGCGGTGACCAGCAGCGGGCGCTGGCCCAGCGCCGGCAGGACGACCGACGCCGCCGACGCCGCGGCGGTGGCCGTTCGGGCGACGTCGGGGACCGCCGCGGCGCTGGCGCCCTGCCAGCCCGGGGCGGCACCCCGCAGGACCCCGCCGGCGAACGCCATCAGCTCCTGCGCAGGCAACGCGACCACGACCTCGCGCGGGCTCGGCAGGCCCCCGCCGCGCAGCAGCCGCCACCCGAGCGCGAGCGCGCCGAGCCGGAACGTGACGTGCGCGAGCAGCGCCGCCTCGAGCGCGGCCGCCGCGGGCCGGTCGGCCACCGCCGTGCCGATGCCGGACAGCAGCAGCCGCATCGCCGCGCCCACCCGGTCCTCGGCCTGGCCGTACAGGTCGGCCGCGGCGTGGAGCCCGCGCCCGAGGTCCCGCGCGCGCTCGGACGCCGCCCGCAAGGAGCCCGGCCCCGCCCGCAGGTCGGCGAGCGCGGCGAGCGCGACCTGCGCCGAGGCCGGGGAGTCGCCCGCGCCGAGGCGTACCGCCCGCGTCCCGGCGTCGACCTGCTCCGCCGCGTCGGCCAGGTGCTCGGCCGCGCGCTCCAGGGCGCGCGCGGCGCCACGGAGCTCGGCCAGGTCGGCGTAGGCCGGGCCGGCGCCGCCCCGGATCGTGAAGCCGCTCGGCGGCGGTGGTTCCCCGTCGCCGCTCACCCGGCGCCGCCGTTCATGGGACGCCGCGGTTCACTGGAGGCCGCGGTTCACTGGGCGACGCCGTGCACTGGACGACGCCGTTCACTGGAGGCCGCCGAGCAGCCACGCGCGCGCCTGGGCCTCGATCGCCCGCCGCTCGGCGTCCCGCGCGAGCGTGACCTCGACGTCGTGCCGGGCCGCCAGCCCGTGCGCGGCCGCCAGGCGGCCCTCGGCCCGGCGGACGCCGTCGGCTGCCTCGGCCAGCACCGCGCGGTACCGGACGGACGCCGGGGTCGACCACGCGACGCCGTCGGCCGCGACGAGCCCCCGCCGCGCCGCCGTCACCGCGTCCGCCGCCCGCTCGATCGCCGCCGCCGCGCTCGGCCCACCGGATTCCGGGCTCGGCCTCGGCGCCCATCCCACCGGATCCCAGGTCATGCCGGCACCGTAGGCGCCGCATCGTCGGCGCACCGCGGCGCGCCGTCCCCACTGTGCACGCACCCGCCGCGCGGCCGGCCGGGGGGTGGGTGAGCAGCGCGCGAGACGGCGTTCGCCGGCCCGCGCCGCCGGCGATACTGTCTCGTCCGTGCCCACGCCAGCGCCCCGGCCCGCGTCGCTCGGCGTCCTCGCGGTCGCCGTCGCCTCCCTGCTCTTCGCCGTCAACGGCACGGTCGCCAAGCTCGCGATGCAGGCGGGGCTGAGCCCGACGCGCCTCGTCGAGCTCCGCTCGGTCGGCTCGGCGGTGATCCTCATGACCGTCGCGCTCGTCGTGCTCCGCGGGCGGATGCGGCTGCGCCGGCACGAGCTGGCCGTGATGGCGGTGCTCGGCATCGTCGGCATGGCCCTGGTCCAGTGGTGTTACCTCGTGGCGATCTCGCGGCTACCCGTCGGGCTCGCGCTGCTGATCGAGTACACCGCGCCGCTGCTCGTGGCCCTGTGGGTGCGGTTCGTGCGCGGCGAGGCCGTGCGCCCCCGCGTGTGGTGGGCGCTGCTGGCCTGCCTGGGCGGCCTGACGCTCGTCGCGCAGGTGCGCCCGGGGATCGTGCTCGACGCCGTCGGCCTCGCGGCGGCGGGTGGCGCCGCGATCTGCCTGGCCACGTACTACCTGCTCGGGGAGCGGCTGGTCGCGAACCGCGACCCCGTGTCGACCCAGGCCTGGTCGCTCGCCTTCGCGGGCATCTTCTGGCTCGTCCTGCAGCCGGCCTGGACCTTCGACGCCGCCATCCTTGGCGACGACGTCGCGTTGCCCGGCGCGCTCGCCGGCTCGGCCCCGCTGTGGCTGCTCGTCGCCTGGATCGTGGTGCTCGGCACGGTGGTGCCGTACACGCTCGTGCTCGCCGGGCTCACGGTGATCGGTGCCGCGCGCACCGGCCTGATCGGGATGATCGAGCCGGTCGCCGCGGCGGCCGCCGCGTG harbors:
- a CDS encoding EamA family transporter: MPTPAPRPASLGVLAVAVASLLFAVNGTVAKLAMQAGLSPTRLVELRSVGSAVILMTVALVVLRGRMRLRRHELAVMAVLGIVGMALVQWCYLVAISRLPVGLALLIEYTAPLLVALWVRFVRGEAVRPRVWWALLACLGGLTLVAQVRPGIVLDAVGLAAAGGAAICLATYYLLGERLVANRDPVSTQAWSLAFAGIFWLVLQPAWTFDAAILGDDVALPGALAGSAPLWLLVAWIVVLGTVVPYTLVLAGLTVIGAARTGLIGMIEPVAAAAAAWLVLGETMSGVQLVGAAVVLAGVAMAETARRAPEAVGAIVGPWGRA